The window TGGGtgccccccgccccggccgcaATACCAGCAGCTTGACCAGTTCCGCCTTGTGCATGGGCTGTAGGCCGTCTATGCAGGACTTGAGCTCGGCTATTGCTGCCTTGGCGTCTGCATTGATGTTGTACTTGCTCAGGGGCCCCTCATAGAGCTCCTCTGTGGACCCCACCAGCAGCGTTTGCAGGAAGTCCATGAAAAGCTCTTCGCTGTCCTCCCCTGTGGCCAGCCCTGTGTTGTGGGGGTGAGATGATGCCAGGCCaggactcttcccgaccccagccCCAGACttcccacctccagcctcagTGGTTCTCCAGACCCTCCCCATCAACgcccacccctcctgccccagaTTTTCCTCCGCAACATCCCCCAACTCCACCTACCCTCAGACCCCTCCTGTCACCCTAACCTCAGCTGCCTCTTTTCACCCTGGGCTCCCTGgcatcactgaggaaggaaagCCAAGCCTCTGATGTGGTGGGAACTGCCCCTTCCCGTGAGGTTGGCTTACCTAGAGCTTGGACTGGGGTCCGGGTCGGCCTGAGTTGGGCTGAGTTGGTGACATTGGGCTTGGTGGTGACACAGGGGCTGAGACAGAGGTTaggtgggctggggctggggccagtTGGGCTTAGTCTATGGCTGGGGTAGGGGCACCTGGGGACTGGGGTCAGCAAGGACACCAGGGTCACTGCCCATGTTCATGCTCTGTGATGGAAGCGGGTCGGGGTGCCTGGGAAGGTGGGCATCAGTCGCTGCAGGGCCAGTGCCTGGATTCCTAGTTTCCGAGGTTCCCGCCTGTTCCTCTGGCCCCAGCCTCCCGAATGTGCCGGAAGCCCTTGTCAGTGCACTCACCACAGGTGCAGAGCACGGTAAGAGCCGCTAGCAGGAGGGCGCTGCTTCTCTTCATGGTGCAGAGCGGCGGTGACTCATGAGCTGCCTTGCCGGCTTTATGCCTCACAGGCCGGTCTGGGGGCGGGTCCAACCTGCTTGTCAAGGCCTGGCCAGTGAGAGCACAGGAAGGGCAGCTGGGGGTGTGTCCTCACCCCCTGCCCTGAGTGGGTGCCAAGCAGCAAGGGGCCCAGGGTGCTCTGTGAGGGTGGGTTGGCAAACCGTTTGGGGTGCATGGGCATACGTAAGGGGGCAAGGTGAGCCCGGTCAGTGTGGAAGGAAGGGACGCTGAGGGCCTCTAGCCTTGCTTGGCTTGTGGCTGAGAGTGGCAGGCTCTTGTGctgggcccaggcccaggcctttCTTCTGGAGTGGAAAACCCCCTCCACTCAATGTGCTTTGTGGACCAGTATTGAGCTCTGAGCCCTGAGATAGCCTGAAGATCTcacgggggcgggggtgggtgcaGAGGGGTGGGGCACTCCCTGAGGGATTCCTGGGTCCTGCAGATTGAGTGCTGGGAGATGGGCCCAGGGCCACAGGAAGCCTGAAGTGGGCAGCAGCCTCCGGGGAACAGAGGGTGGGCCCGAGAGTGACCAAGCGGCGAGGAGCTGGACTGTCTCTGAGGCCTGGTGGGATGACCGGGTCCCATTCCTTGCAGGATGCAAGGAGGGGCTGCTCTGACTCAGCTTCCTTCGGTGGTCCTCCAGCCTGGGGAAGTCTAGGGTCTGGGGAGACAGTCCAGTGCTGTGACGGAGACGTGGGGCTGGGCCCCTGCGCCCCGACCTGACCTCCCAGGAGCAGTGCTGCCGCCCTGGCCCTCCTGCCCTGGCCCAGCCCCTCTTCTCCTGTCCCATGCTGCCACCTGGCGGCCCATGGCATCTGGCAGGACAGGCCCACTCTCCCGCAGGGTCTCTGCAAGCACCCAGGGCTTCTGCCGCACCTGAACCCGGGGGACCCCTTGTTCAGCATCGACTTGCACCTTCACCAGACCTCCAGAGCAGCTCCGTCCGGGTTGGTTACCCTGCCCTATTTGTCACCTTGCCTCTCGCGCGCCTCTAGCTGGTCCTGAGTCTGTCACAGACCCCAGACCTTGTCCTGTGTCCTCTGAGCACGTAGAGCTTCTCATCCATTTGGGCGTCTATTTATCACAAGCGGTCTGTAATCCCCGTGCTAACGTGAAATGAAACCTAGAGATGACACAGCCTGCTTGTGCACATAGTTCCAAGAATTTAGGAGAAATAGCCTGTAGTGAAGTCATCTGTAATAAAACAACATGGCGGTATGGGTAAGACTGCAGTCAGCAAATGTGAGCCCCGCCCTGTCCCCAAAGGCCCAAAGGGTTCTAGTCAGTGGGACAGCCCTTGCTCTGATTGCGCTCCGATGGACCCATAAGCCTCTTTAACTTCGTGGCCCTTGGGCTGCCTGCCAGGTCACCTGGAGAGATGTTTAAAAGTGCTGTCCCTAGGGCTTCGACATGGTGCAGACCCATGGAAGCAGGgtccctggggtggggcctggatTCCTGTCCTGCGTCCCTCCGGCCCCAGCAGAGACCACCTCGCCCAGCATCGTTCCCCTTCCTCCACTTCCCCCTGTCTCCAGAGTGCTGTGTGTtggtttgatatgatttcaaatgCACTTTTTATGATGTAAGTGAAGTTGTTTTAATCTACTTCTTTACGACAAAGGCCAAAAGAGGCTGTTTTGGAAGTACAGTTGTTTTGATATGAGAATGAAGCGAGCCGTGTCAGGATCATTCCCGAGCAACAGGCCACGGAATGTCGGCTCCTGGCTGGCTCCTGACTCTGGAGAACCTCTTAGAGAAGCCACACCTCAAGCGATAAATAACTTCAGCTGAATTTGGACTTTATTCCTGTCATCTCCCCCTCTGTGGAACAACAGTGTAATTAATTTATCCTTTGTTTGGATTATGTTATTTCTTTATTGGTTTATTATAAGGAAATATTATCCTGCATGTTACTGGCTTATGCAATTATTATACTTTTGTGTTAAATAAACTATGGGCAAAGACAATCTCAGTCTCCGAGCATAATTTGCTGTCCCCTCCCAACAAAATAACTCCCCAGACTGGTGGAGGACTAGGTGCCCCTGTACTACCTTAGGGTTGCTGATCTTCTTTTCCAGCATGCCCAGCCCTCTGGGGTGACATGCTATTCAGCCCCTCACAGGCACTGTCAGTTGCAGAGTCCCCAGCAATCCCTCTCAGTTGCAGAGTAGGCGAGCATCTCAATTCTTTCGTGCTCTGCTTACTCCTCCAGGTACCATTCTTGGTGACTTTGCTACACACACAGCTAACCCATCTCACCTGGCCCTCATCCCCCAGGCCTCAACTCCTGTGGTCTTGCCCTCCGCACATTTCAGTCAGTCACTGTCAAGATTATTCCTTGGTCTATGTAATGCCGATAACTGCACTCCCTTCTCAATTTCCATTTTAAGTGCCCCTGCCTCTGGCAATGGCCTCTCCTTTAGCTTGCTGCCACTGGTGCCCAGCAGTTACTTAGAGACTGCTCTGGCCAACCCTCGCAGTCCACCTGGCCTGGATCTCCAGGCCAGGGCTAGGAGCCTTCCTTCAGTTGCACCGAAACCCTTCCTGTCCCACCATTTTCCCCAGCACTGGTTAGTGccgcctctctctctcctcctgcccactcAGCAGGAAATGCTGGGGGCACCCTGAAAACCTGTCTTGTGAGAGAGGGCCTGTCTTCACACACACCTCTCCACGAATAAAGGCgttagggtcagggtcagggtcagggtcagggtcagggtttagggtcagggtcagggtcagggtcaggggttagggtcagggtcagggtcagggtcagggtcagggtcggGGTCAGGGTcggggtcagggtcagggtcaggggttAGGGtcaggggttagggttagggtttagggttagggttagggttagggtcagggtcagggtcagggtcagggtcagggtcagggtcagggttaggggttagggttaggggtcagggttagggtcagggtcagggtcaggggttagggttagggtcagggtcagggttagggttaggggttagggtcagggtcagggtagggttagggttagggtcagggttaggggttagggttagggttagggttagggttagggttagggtcagggttaggggttagggttagggtcagggttagggttagggttagggtcagggtcagggtcagggtcaggggtcagggtcagggtcagggtcagggtcagggtcagggttagggttaggggttagggttagggttagggttagggttagggttagggttagggttagggttagggttagggttagggttaggggttagggttagggttagggttagggttagggttagggttagggttagggttagggttagggttaggggttagggttagggttaggggttagggttagggttagggttagggttagggttagggttagggttagagggttagggttagggttagggttagggttagggttagggttagggttagggttagggttagggttagggttagggttaggggttaggggttagggttagggttagggttagggttagggttagggtttgggttagggttagggttaggggttagggttagggttagggttagggttaggggttagggttagggttagggttagggttagggtgagggttagggttagggttaggagttagggttagggttagggttagggttagggttagggttagggttggggttagggttagggttagggttagggttagggttagggttagggttagggttagggttagggttagggttagggttagggttagggttagggttagggttagggttagggttagggttagggttagggttagggttagggttagggttagggttagggttagggttagggttagggttagggttagggttagggttagggttagggttagggttagggttagggttagggttagggttagggttagggttagggttagggttaggggttagggttagggttagggttagggttagggttagggttagggttagggttagggttagggttagggttagggttagggttagggttagggttagggttagggttagggttagggttagggttagggttagggttagggttagggttagggttagggttagggttagggttagggttagggttagggttagggttagggttagggttagggttagggttagggttagggttagggttagggttagggttagggttagggttagggttagggttagggttagggttagggttagggttagggttagggttagggttagggttagggttagggttagggttagggttagggttagggttagggttagggttagggttagggttagggttagggttagggttagggttagggttagggttagggttagggttagggttagggttagggttagggttagggttagggttagggttagggttagggttagggttagggttagggttagggttagggttagggttagggttagggttagggttagggttagggttagggttagggttagggttagggttagggttagggttagggttagggttagggttagggttagggttagggttaggggttagggttagggttagggttagggttagggttagggttagggttagggttagggttagggttggggttagggttagggttagggttagggttagggttagggttagggttagggttagggttagggttagggttagggttagggttagggttagggttagggttaggttagggttagggttagggttagggttagggttagggttagggtta is drawn from Ovis aries strain OAR_USU_Benz2616 breed Rambouillet chromosome 21, ARS-UI_Ramb_v3.0, whole genome shotgun sequence and contains these coding sequences:
- the SCGB1C1 gene encoding secretoglobin family 1C member 1 isoform X1, with amino-acid sequence MKRSSALLLAALTVLCTCGLATGEDSEELFMDFLQTLLVGSTEELYEGPLSKYNINADAKAAIAELKSCIDGLQPMHKAELVKLLVLRPGRGAPIP
- the SCGB1C1 gene encoding secretoglobin family 1C member 1 isoform X2, whose amino-acid sequence is MKRSSALLLAALTVLCTCGLATGEDSEELFMDFLQTLLVGSTEELYEGPLSKYNINADAKAAIAELKSCIDGLQPMHKAELVKLLVQVLGSQDDA